In Mangifera indica cultivar Alphonso chromosome 1, CATAS_Mindica_2.1, whole genome shotgun sequence, a single genomic region encodes these proteins:
- the LOC123221816 gene encoding uncharacterized protein LOC123221816: MKRKFQGNVRVQHVQLQALRQEFEVLEMKVGESVSDYFSRVMLVANNMRNNGEDMSDVKVVEKILRSLTEQFNYVVCSIEESKDIDTLTIDELQSSLIVHEQKFRKKDNLEHVLKVSLEEKLATRRKGRSTFRGQGRGRER; the protein is encoded by the coding sequence ATGAAGCGAAAGTTTCAAGGAAATGTAAGGGTTCAACATGTACAACTTCAAGCTCTACGTCAAGAATTTGAAGTTCTAGAAATGAAGGTTGGAGAATCTGTTTCTGATTACTTCTCAAGAGTTATGTTAGTCGCTAATAACATGCGAAACAATGGAGAAGACATGTCAGATGTTAAAGTAGTAGAGAAAATCCTACGTTCCTTAACAGAACAATTCAACTACGTTGTTTGCTCTATTGAGGAATCAAAGGACATCGATACCCTCACGATTGATGAACTGCAAAGCTCTTTGATTGTGCATGAACAAAAGTTTCGAAAGAAAGACAACTTAGAACATGTTTTGAAAGTCAGTTTAGAGGAGAAGCTTGCCACACGAAGGAAAGGCAGAAGTACCTTCAGAGGACAAGGTAGAGGAAGAGAAAGATAA